The following proteins are co-located in the Urocitellus parryii isolate mUroPar1 chromosome 15, mUroPar1.hap1, whole genome shotgun sequence genome:
- the LOC113177974 gene encoding sulfotransferase 2A1-like: MTDGYLWFEGLPFPHVGWSCEGLKEACTKFVIKEEDTVMVSYPKSGSHWVIEILCLIHSKGDTKWIQSVPIWERAPWLETDVGYKMLNEREGPRLLASHLPFHLFPKSLFTSKAKVIYVMRNPKDVLVSGYYHRTVTKLSKNPESLEQYFQWFLEGNVSYGSWFEHIRGWMSMRDRENVLLLSYEELQKDPRSAIERICQFLGKKLDPEELDSVLKNSSFQVMNQNKMSNFEILSETFTTKNFKITRKGICGDWKNHFTVAQAEAFDKVYQEKMAGFPKELFPWE, encoded by the exons ATGACAGATGGCTACCTGTGGTTTGAAGGGTTACCTTTCCCCCATGTTGGTTGGAGCTGTGAAGGTCTAAAAGAAGCATGTACTAAATTTGTGATAAAGGAGGAAGATACAGTAATGGTGTCATACCCTAAGTCAG GATCCCACTGGGTGATTGAAATTCTCTGTCTGATTCACTCCAAAGGGGATACCAAGTGGATTCAATCTGTGCCCATCTGGGAACGCGCACCCTGGTTAGAGACAGATGTGGGctataaaatgttaaatgagaGAGAGGGTCCACGGCTCCTGGCCTCTCACCTCCCCTTCCATCTCTTCCCCAAGTCTTTATTCACTTCCAAGGCCAAG GTGATATATGTTATGAGAAATCCCAAAGATGTTCTTGTGTCAGGTTATTATCATCGGACTGTGACAAAACTGAGTAAGAACCCAGAGTCACTGGAACAATATTTTCAATGGTTCTTGGAAGGAAACG TGTCCTATGGATCATGGTTCGAGCACATTCGTGGCTGGATGTCCATGAGAGACAGGGAGAATGTCCTGCTGCTGAGTTATGAAGAGCTGCAGAAG GACCCAAGAAGCGCCATAGAGAGGATCTGTCAGTTCCTGGGAAAGAAGTTAGATCCAGAAGAACTGGACTCCGTCCTCAAGAACAGCTCCTTCCAAGTCATGAATCAAAACAAGATGTCCAACTTTGAAATACTGTCTGAAACTTTCACTactaagaatttcaaaattactAGAAAAG GCATCTGTGGGGACTGGAAGAATCACTTCACAGTGGCCCAAGCTGAAGCCTTTGATAAAGTTTACCAGGAGAAGATGGCAGGTTTCCCCAAAGAGCTGTTCCCATGGGAGTAA